Below is a genomic region from Caulobacter rhizosphaerae.
CCACGCGAAGGGATCCGTCCGGGGCGATGTAGACGTCGACCGTTTTGGGCTTGGCCGGGGGCGCGGCCGGCGGCAGGTCGACCTTGATCGACACCGTCGTCAACGGAAGGAACAGGCCCCAGACCACCAGCGCCAGGACGATGGACGCCAAGACCAGGCCCAGGATGCGCTTCCAGCCCACCGCCTAGTGCTTCCCGCGGTCGCGGCCGAAGTTCGGCTCGGCGCTTTCCTGGCCGGCGGCGACGATGCCGCGGCGGATGGCGCGGGTGCGGGTGAAGTGGGCGTGCAGGGTGTCGGCGTCGCCCCAGCGGATGGCGCGGCTCATGGCCTGCAGGTCCTCGGTGAACCGGCCCAGCATCTCCAGCACCGCGTCCTTGTTGGCCACGAAGATGTCGCGCCACATGGTCGGGTCGCTGGCGGCGATGCGGGTGAAGTCGCGGAAGCCCGAGGCCGAGAACTTGATCACCTCGCTCTCGGTGACGTTCTCCAGGTCGGCGGCGCTGCCGACGATGGTGTAGGCGATCAGGTGGGGCAGGTGGCTGACCACGGCCAGCACCAGGTCGTGGTGCTTGTCGTCCATCAGCTCGACCTGGGCGCCGAACGCCCGCCAGAAGGCGCTGAGCCGGGCGACGGCGGCGGCGTAGGCCTCGTCGTCGCTCTCGGCCGGGGTCAGGATGGTCCAGCGGTTCTCGAACAGCTCGGCGAAGCCGGCGTCGGGGCCCGACTGCTCGGTGCCGGCGATCGGGTGGCCGGGGATCACGAACACCTTGGACAGGTCGAGCGCCTTGAACGCCTCGACGACATTGGCCTTGGTCGAGCCGACGTCGGTCAGGGTGGCGCCCGGCTTCAGGTGCGGGGCCAGGGCGGCGGCGACCTCGGCCGTCGACAGCACCGGCGTGGCGATGACCACCAGGTCGGCGTCCTTCACGGCCTCGCCGATGTCGCCGGTCACGTGGTCGGCGATGCCCAGCTCGATCACCCGGGCGCGGTGCGCCTCGCTGGCGTCGGCGACGGTGACCTGGCCGACCACGCCGTGCTCGCGGGCCGCGCGGATGATCGAGCCGCCGATCAGGCCGCAGCCGATCACGGTCATCTTGGGGTAAAGAATGCCGGGGTGGCTCATCGCGAAACGAACTCGCGCAGCAGGTCGACCACGGCCCGGTTGTGCTCCTCCAGCCCCACGGTCACGCGGATGGCGTTGGGCAGGTTATAGTTGCCCACGGCGCGGACCAGGTAGCCCTTCGAGGCCAGGAACGCCTCGGCCTCGAGCGCGGTCTTGCCGGGCGTGGCGGGGAAGTTGATCAGCACGAAATTGGCCGCCGACGGGGTGACCTCCAGGCCCAGGCCGCCGATCTGCTGGGTCAGCCAGGCGCGCCACTGCTCGACCAGAGCGACCGAGCGCTGCTGGAAGTCCAAGTCGGCCAGGGCGGCGATGGCCGCGTCCTGGGCGGGGATCGAGGTGTTGAACGGCGGGCGGATGCGCTCCAGCGGTTCGATGATCCCGGCCGGTCCATAGCCCCAGCCCACGCGCAGGGCGGCTAGGCCGTGCAGCTTGGAGAAGGTGCGGGTGACGATGACGTTCTCGGCGTTGCGGGCCAGGTCCAGCCCGTCCTCGAAGCGCGGGTCGGTGCAGAACTCGGCATAGGCCCCGTCCAGCACCAGCACCACCGAGGGCGGCAGGGCCGCGTGCAGGGCGCGGATCTCCTCGCCGGTCAGCCAGGTGCCGGTCGGGTTGGCGGGGTTGGCGACGAACACCAGGCGGGTGCGCTCGTCCACGCACTTGACGATCTCGTCGACGGCGACGCGCTGGCCCGGCTCCTTGGCGAAGCGGACCTCGCCCTGGCAGGCGCGGGCCCCGATGGCGTAGGCGGCGAAGCCGTGCTCGCCCTGGACGATGTTGTCGCCGGGCTCCAGATAGACCTGGTTCAGCAGGGCGAAGATCTCGTCGCTGCCGTCGCCCAGGGTGATGCGCTCGACCTCCAGGCGGTAGTGGGCGGCGATGGCGGCGCGCAGGGCCGAGCCCTTGCCGTCCGGATACATATGCATCCGGTCGACCGCGTCGCGATAGGCGGCCTTGGCCTTGTCGCTGCTGCCCAGGATGTTCTCGTTGCTCGACAGCTTCACCGGATGGGCGACGCCCTCGATCTTCGACTTGCCGCCCACATAGGCGGCGATGTCGAGGATGCCCGGCTTGGGCGTGGGGCGCGGCGCGGCGAAGCGGTCGGTGGTCGGAGCGGTCATCGAGGGAACTCGGGTAGCGAAGAGGCGGTCTTCTTACACGGCGCCGGACCGTAACGTCTAACCCTTGGCCCGAAATCCTCGTCCTTCGACGGGCTCAGGATGAGGATTTCTATTCCGACCGGCCCATCTGTCGTCCTCATCCTGAGTTTGTCGAAGGACGAGGACGTCGCAGGCGCTACACGTCGAACTGGGTCGGCGCAGCCCCGATGACGCCGGTAAGGGAGCCCGGCGCGCGGGTCAGGCGCGCGTCGCCGGCCTGGTAGAAACCCAGCAGCGCGAACAGCTTCAGACCGCCGGCCTCGGCGACCAGCTCGGCGGCCACGCCGTCGGCGGACAGGGCCTCGATGATGGCGGCGGCGGCCTTAGGGCTGTCGGTGACCCAGAAGGTCTGGTCGCCGCCGGTCGGCTCGACCTCGACCTCGGCGACGGCGAAGGCGACCTGCGGGCCCCAGCGCTCCAGGCAGGGCAGGGCGGCGAAGATCTTCAGCCGCGGCTCGGCCAGCAGCCGGCCCCACCAGGCGTTGTCCGGGACCAGGCCCAGGACGCCCACGCCCCACGGGGTCTTGGCGGCGGCCAGGGCCTCCTTGTCGGTGGCGGCCACGGTCATCGGCGGGGCGACGCCGAACCGCAGGCGGGTCAGTTCGACGGCGCGGGCGGGGTTGGAGCCGCCCCAGACGGTCAGGTGATAGGGGCCCTGGCGGGCGAGGCTGTCGGCCATCAACTCGCGCCAGACGCGGATGACCAGAGCGTCGCTGGCGGCCTTGCGGGGGGCTTCGACCAGCTTGCGGACGATCAGGGCCTCGCGGCCGGGGCGCAGGCCGAAGCCGGTGTCGCCGGCCGCCTGCTTGGCGGCCGCCACGGCGCGCGCCAGGCCGGCCCGCTCGTCCAGCAGGGCCAGAAGCTCACCGTCGATGGCGTCGATACGCCATCGGACCTCGTCCAGCGAAGGCGTCGCGTCGCCTGCGTCGCTACCCATGATTTATCCCCAAAATTGGAGGCCGGACCATAGACTTTGCCGCCGGAGGCGCAATAGGGCGCGATGACGGGAATAAAGTTGCGTGGCGCCCTGTGCTGAATCCGCCCATTCCGGCGGATCTGATGGCCTCAATAGACCCGCGGCGCAGGCCCGGTGTCGAACAGGCCCAGGCGGGTGCGGCCGTTGTCGAACTTCAGGGTGGCCGACAGGGTCGGGTCGCGGCCCAGAGCCTGGGCGACCGCCGCGGCGGCGGCTTCCGGGCTTTTCAGCGCCTGGTCGGGCGAGGCGACCTCGCGCACCGTGACGTCCAGCGCGCCGCGCAGGCGGCCGTCGTCGTCGACGGTCAGCGCCCCGGACTTGGCGTCCAGCAGCGCCTCGCCCGCGGTCAGCCGGCCCTGCTGGACGGTCAGGGTCCCGCCGGCGTCGGACCAGTCGCCGACCGCGTCGGCCCAGCTGGCCCCGTGCAGGGCGCTGATCTTGCTGATCTTGGAGTCCCAGATCAGGTCGGCGGTGCGGTCCGCGGCGATGCGGCCCAGCAGGCCGGTGAAGCGGGCCTTGGCCCCCTTGGCCTCGAAGAAGATCGCGCCTTGGTCGTCGGGGCCGGGCCGCACGTGCAACTGCAGGCCCGCCGTCGACAGCAGGGGGAACGGGGCGGCGCCCGGCGCGGGCGTGAAGACCAGGTTCGCGCCCTCGATCGAGATGCGCGGCGGGTATTGCTTGAAGCCGGCGAAGCTGGCGCGCAGGGCCTGGCCGGTGATCTGCACGTCGCCATTGACTGGCCGGGTCATGACCACGCCCCGGGGCGCGACGATCACCCAGTGGCCGATGTCGTAGGCGTTGGCCTCGCCGTTCAGTTCCGGCGCCCGCACGGCCCAGCCCGACGGCTCGGCGACCCGGGCGTTGACCAGCCGCACGTCCATGCGGAACGGATAGCCGGTGAAGGTCCGGCTCTCCCACGACAGGTCGTAGCCGCGCGACTTCAGCGACAGGGCCGTGGCGTCCATCCGCTGCTCGGCCTGGCCGCGCAACCATAGCCAGGCGACGCTCCAGCCCAGGGCAACTATCAGCAGCAGCACGAAAGGCGCCAGCAGACCGCGACGCCGGGGCTTGCGGGACGGGGCGGCGGCGTTATGGGTCATGGAATGGGCGGCTCCGTCGGGAACAGTAGATGAGCGTTGCAGGCAGCGAAGACCGCTGGGTGTTCGGATATGGATCGCTGATGTGGCGGCCCGGGTTCCCGTTCATAGAGCGAAGAACCGCGGTGCTCCATGGCCGACGCCGCGCCTTCTGCATCTATTCGGTCCACCATCGGGGCACCTACGAGCGGCCGGGCCTGGTGCTGGGCCTGGCCCCCGGCGGCGCGGTGCGCGGCGTCGCCTACCGGGTGGCCGGGGCGCAGTGGCCGGAGGTCTACGCCTATCTGCGCGAGCGCGAGCAACCGACCGAGACCTATTTCGAGGCCTGGTCCGAGTTGAAGATCGATGGAAACGGCAAGGTTAGGTCGCTGGTGTTCCTCTCCGACAGGAAGCACGGCCAGTGGGCGGGGGCATTGACCCTGGAGCAGCAGGCCGAGCTGATCGCCGGCGCCCAGGGCCTGTCGGGCCGCAACATCGACTACCTGCGCGACCTGGTCATGCATCTGCGCGAGGACGGCGTGCGCGACCACGCCATGGAGACCCTGCTGAAGATGGTGGAGGCCCGGGAAGGGGCCTGAGCTCTCTTAGCGGATCGTTTCAGAACGCCGTCATCCCGGGCCTCGTGCCCGGGACCCCTCTGTCCGCCGCTGGTGCAGTGGGGGCGGTTCGCTGGCGAACCGCTGGCGTCTCACGTGGAAGCTGAACCAGGGGTCCCGGGCACAAGGCCCGGGATGACGGCGTGAAAAGGGATGACTCAATCTCCCGCCGCCCGCATCGCCTCCAGCCGCCGGTACACCGCGTCCAGCCGCCGTTCGCAGACTAAACGCAGCGCCGGGGTCGCCGCCTGTCGTTTGTCCAGTCCGTCGGGCGTAAAAGCCTGCTCGGGGGCCTTGGCGTCACGGACGGCGGCGGCGCGCATGCCCTGGAGCTCGGCGTCCGAGGGCGTCACCCCGAAGTGCGGCAGGATCTGCGTGAACAGCGCCTCAGGCAGCTGGCAGTAGTTGACCAGCCGGCCGCCGCCGACCGGATAATGCCGCACGGCGCCCTCGCACACCGCCGCCAGCACCCGCGCGCAGTAGTCCTCGTCGGGCACGCCGTCCGGTAGGTCGACGCCGAAGGTCGCCGGGGGAACCAGGCTGGGGACCATCTGCACGCCGCGCCGCCGGGCCTGCGAGACCATCACCTCGACGGGCTCGCGATAGAGGAACACCCAGGGCGTATGGGGAAAGGCGCGCCGGAACAGCGGCAGGTCGCGGCTGTGCCAGCAGTCGAGCTTGAGGAACAGCCGGGTCTCGCCGTTCCGCGCCTGGCCCAGGGCGGCCACCATGGCCCGCAGCAGGGCGGCCTTGGCGTCGCCGTCCAGGTCATCCCGCCGGGTGACGGCGTTGAGCGGCGCGGCCTCGGATACCACGACGTTGGCGGGCGAAGCGGCCAGCATCTGGGCCGCCAGGGTCGAGCCGCAGCGCGACATGTGGAAGATCAGGCCGGCCGGCTGCTGGGCGGCCAGGGCGGCGGACCAGGCCGCCAGGTCGCTCAGGGCGGTGCGCACGCCGAACAGCCGGCTGAACGGCAGGAAGCGTCGGCGGACCAGCGAGTCATCGTAGAACGGCTCGTCCAGCCGCCGCCGGCCAAAGCGCGTCCAGGTGATCGCGGGGCGACCGCCGACTTCGCTCACCTCGGCCGGCAGCCAGCCGGGCGTCGGCGTCAAGCCGTCGATGACGGGCGGCCGGGGCGAGGCGTAGAGCAGGTCGCGCACCGTCTCGGCGTCGAGATCGAGGCCTCGGGCCTGCGCCGCCTCGGCCGCGCGCTCGGCGAAGACCGTGAAGTCCTTGATGTCGCCCAGCGCGTCCTGCAAGGCGACGTCGCGCAGGACCAGGGCCCGCAGCGTCGTCAGAGGATCCGCAGTCGACGTCGTGGTCTCCAGCCTGGCCGGCATTGGGTCTCCCGTCGGGACTTGTGAGGCCGCTCGCGGCCCGATAGTGTCACTGGATGGCGTTCCCGGACAGATTGCAACTGCCGCTGAGCTTCGACCCGGCCCGGCTGGCCTGCGACCTCGACGCCCTGGCCGCCGCGCCCTGGACCGCCCACTACGTCCAGCAGAACTACGAGGGCGACTGGAGCGTGATCCCGCTGCGCTGCGCGGCGGGCGAGACCCACCCGATCCGGATGATCTATTCGGACCCGACCGCCACGGCCTTTGTCGACACGCCGATGCTGGCGGCCTGTTCCTACTTCCAGGACGTCATCGCCGCCTTCGTCTGCGAGGTGCGCGCCGTGCGGCTGATGCGGTTGGGGCCGGGTTCGGTGATTAAGGCGCATACGGACCTGGACCTGGACATCGAGTCCGGCGCGGCCCGCATCCATGTGCCGGTGGTCACCAATCCCGATGTCGATTTCCAGCTCAATGGCTCGCGGATCGAAATGGCGGCGGGCCAGGCCTGGTACCTGCGCCTCAGCGACCCTCACGCCGTGGCCAATCGCGGAGCCGGCGACCGCGTGCACCTGGTGCTGGACCTGATGGCGGACGACTGGCTGCGAGGGTTTTTCGAGCCTTCCGCCGGGGACATGCCCTTGCGGCGTGTCCCCTGACCGGGCGTCGAGCTGTCGATGGGGACATGCCGCAAGGGCATGTCCCCGACTCTACAGCCCCTCGTCCTCCAGGGCCTTGGTGGCGGTGTCGATCCGGGTCTGCAGCTCGCGCATGAATTCGCCGCGCTTGAGGCCGGCGGGGATCGGCGGCAGGTATTCGAAGACGATCGTGCCCGGCGGGCGCAGCCAGCCGCGCGGCCAGTGCACGCCGCAGTTCAGGGCCAGGGGCGTGACCGGCAGGTTCATCTCGCGGTACAGCGCCGCGATGCCGGGCTTGTAGTCGCCGGGGACGCCGACCTCGCCGCGCGTGCCTTCCGGGAAGATCACGACCTGGCGGGTCTCCCTCATGCGGTCGACCGCGTCGCGCACCAGCTTCTTCAGCGCCGCCGAATGGCCGTCCCGATCGACGACGATCATCCGGGCCTTCAGCCCGTGCCAGCCGAACAGCGGCACCATCAGCAATTCCTTCTTCATCACGAAGCAGGCGTCGGGCAGCAGGGCGAACTGGCTGAAGACGTCGAACATCGACTGGTGCTTGGCCGCCACCAGGGCCGGGCCGGTGGGCCGGTACGGCTCGCCGCGCACCTCGACCTTGATGTCGGCCAGCCAGCGCAGGGCCCAGATCAGGCCCTTGGACCAGGTCGACAGCGACCAGGTGTTGGCGCGGCGCGGCAGGGGGTAGGTGACGATCATGCCGATCGCCCAGACCACCGACCATAGCCAGAAGAACAGCTGGAACAGGAACGAGCGCAGATAGATCAAGAGGCTTCCTTCGCCGGTTTCGGATCGGCCTTGTCCTGGGGACCCAGCTTGAGGAACGCCTCGCGGCCCAGGATCGCCAGGTACTTGCAGTATTCCACGATCATCCGCCGCGCGCTCGTGCCGCCTTTCCACCAGCGGTGGGCGTTCAGGCTCTCGGTTACGACGGGGTAGGGGTGCAGGGTCACGTCGGGCATGGCCGCGTGCAGTTCCAGCATCGAGCGCGGCATGTGGTAGTCGGCCGTGACCACGATCAGGCTGTGATAGTCCTTGGCCTTGGCCCATTCGGCGCTTTCGCTGGCGTTGCCGATGGTGTCGGCGGCCGCGTAGCCCAGGTCGACGCAGCAGTCGTAGATCGGCCGCACCGCCTTGGTCACGCCCAGCACGTCGTCGCGCGAGGCCTCGCGGTTGACGCCCGAGATCAGCAGGCGCTTGCCCTTGCCGGCCTCCAGCAGCTTGGTCGCCTGTTCCAGCCGCACGTTCGAGGCCCCGGTCAGCACCACCACCCCGTCCGCCACGGGCGGTTCCTGGGCCGGGGTCGACTGGTCGACCCGGCTGGTGAAGGCCAGCAGGCCCACGAACCAGATCATCACCAGGATCAGCAGTGCGGCGAAGCTTTTCACGGCATGCCTCTCAACAGGCGCAGGGAGGCCGCGCGCGCGGCGATCCCGGCCACCAGCGCCGCCACCAGCGGGCAGGGCAGGGGCGCCAGGAGGTCGATCCAGGCCAGCGGCAGGACCGGCGTCAGGCCCTGGCCGCCCCCCACGAGCCGCGCCGCCGCCCCGATCATGGCCGCGCCCGCCCCGCCCAGCAAGCCGGCGAAGAAGGCCATGCCGGCGAAGCGGTTCTGGAACAGGTTGGCGATGAAGCCGTCCTCGGCTCCCGACAGGTGCAGCACCTCGACGATGTCATGACGCGCGGTCAGGGCGGCGCGGGTGGCGAACACGATCACGGCCCCCGCCGCCGTGGCGATCAAGCCGAACACGCCGATGGCCGCCCAGCCGGCCAGGCGCGCCGCGCGCTCGATGTCGGCGATCCAGCGGCTGTGGTCGTCGACCACGGCGTCGACATTGGCGTCCTTCAGGGCCTTGTTCAGCACCGCGGCCGTGGCGGGCGCCTTGGGGTCCAGGTCCAGGGTCACCAGGCGCGGCACGGGCAGGTCGGCGATCAGCGCTTCGCGGCCGATCCAGGGCTCGAGCAGGGCCTCGGCCTTGTCCTTGGACAGGGCGCGGGCCTCGGTCACGCCCTTGACGCCCGACAGGGTCTCGGCGGCGCGGGCGGCGGCGCTGTCGGGGCTCTCGCTGGCGCGGGGGCGGACCACCACCGTGGCCGAGCCGGTCAGCTGGGCGGTCCAGCCGGTGGCCGCGCGGGTCGAGGCCAGGGCCGCCAGGGCCGTCAGGCAGGCCAGGAAGCACAGCACCGCGACCACGAACACCAGCGAGCCGTCGCGGGCGTCGCGCGGCGGCAGCAGCTGTCCCGGCTTCCAGCGGGCGACGGAGAAGGCGCTCATGCCTCGTCCTCCGCGTCGTCCTCGTCGTCATAGCCCCGGTCATAGTCGGGCTCCGGCGACGTGTCGGCGACATCGACCAGGCGGCCGTTCTCCAGGTGCAGGGTCGGGCGGTTGGCGCGGGCGACCAGATCCTCGTCATGGGTGGCGATCAGCACCGTGGTGCCCAGGCGGTTCAGCTCGACGAACAGCCGCAGCAGGCGCAGCGACATGGCCGGATCGACATTGCCGGTCGGCTCGTCGGCCAGCAGCACGTCGGGACGGTCGACCACGGCGCGGGCGATGGCCAGGCGCTGCTTCTCGCCGCCCGAGAGGGTGGCCGGCAGGGCGTGCATGCGCTCGCCCAGCCCCACCCATTGCAGCAGCTCGGCCACGTCGTCGCGGTAGCTGGCCGGCTTGCGGCCGGCGATGCGCAGGGGCAGGGCGGCGTTGTCGAACACCGGCAGGTGGTCCAGCAGGCGAAAGTCCTGGAACACCACCCCGATCCGGCGGCGCACGAACGGCAGGTCCTCCGGCCGGGTCAGGCTGATGTCGCGGCCGAACAGCTCGACGCGGCCCCTTGACGCACGGTGGGCCAGGTAGATCAGCTTCAGAAGCGAACTCTTGCCCGCTCCCGACGGTCCGGTGAGGAAATGGAAAGACCCTGGGTGTAGGGTGAACCTGAGATCGCTGAGCGTTTCCGGCCCCCGTCCATACCGCATCGAGACCCCCTCGAAGCGCACGACGGGGACGGTGTCGCCATCCTGGACGTCTGCAGTGCGCAAGGGTGTGTCGCTGGGTCGTGTGGACATGGCTGGCAAAATCGGCGACCTCGTGTGTAGGAGCGGGGAGCGTCCGATTCGCGGCCATGATACTGACCTGTCCCGAGTGCGCCAGCCGCTATTTCGTCGATGACTCCAAGGTCGGCGCGGCTGGTCGTGTCGTGCGTTGCGCGGCCTGCGGGACCCGCTGGACGGCCCGCAACGAAGACGCCCTGGACCTGTTCGAAGAGCCCTCGGCCGCCGACCTGGCGGGCGAGCCGAACCTGACCGCC
It encodes:
- a CDS encoding prephenate/arogenate dehydrogenase family protein → MSHPGILYPKMTVIGCGLIGGSIIRAAREHGVVGQVTVADASEAHRARVIELGIADHVTGDIGEAVKDADLVVIATPVLSTAEVAAALAPHLKPGATLTDVGSTKANVVEAFKALDLSKVFVIPGHPIAGTEQSGPDAGFAELFENRWTILTPAESDDEAYAAAVARLSAFWRAFGAQVELMDDKHHDLVLAVVSHLPHLIAYTIVGSAADLENVTESEVIKFSASGFRDFTRIAASDPTMWRDIFVANKDAVLEMLGRFTEDLQAMSRAIRWGDADTLHAHFTRTRAIRRGIVAAGQESAEPNFGRDRGKH
- the hisC gene encoding histidinol-phosphate transaminase gives rise to the protein MTAPTTDRFAAPRPTPKPGILDIAAYVGGKSKIEGVAHPVKLSSNENILGSSDKAKAAYRDAVDRMHMYPDGKGSALRAAIAAHYRLEVERITLGDGSDEIFALLNQVYLEPGDNIVQGEHGFAAYAIGARACQGEVRFAKEPGQRVAVDEIVKCVDERTRLVFVANPANPTGTWLTGEEIRALHAALPPSVVLVLDGAYAEFCTDPRFEDGLDLARNAENVIVTRTFSKLHGLAALRVGWGYGPAGIIEPLERIRPPFNTSIPAQDAAIAALADLDFQQRSVALVEQWRAWLTQQIGGLGLEVTPSAANFVLINFPATPGKTALEAEAFLASKGYLVRAVGNYNLPNAIRVTVGLEEHNRAVVDLLREFVSR
- a CDS encoding chorismate mutase, which codes for MGSDAGDATPSLDEVRWRIDAIDGELLALLDERAGLARAVAAAKQAAGDTGFGLRPGREALIVRKLVEAPRKAASDALVIRVWRELMADSLARQGPYHLTVWGGSNPARAVELTRLRFGVAPPMTVAATDKEALAAAKTPWGVGVLGLVPDNAWWGRLLAEPRLKIFAALPCLERWGPQVAFAVAEVEVEPTGGDQTFWVTDSPKAAAAIIEALSADGVAAELVAEAGGLKLFALLGFYQAGDARLTRAPGSLTGVIGAAPTQFDV
- a CDS encoding DUF2125 domain-containing protein; this translates as MTHNAAAPSRKPRRRGLLAPFVLLLIVALGWSVAWLWLRGQAEQRMDATALSLKSRGYDLSWESRTFTGYPFRMDVRLVNARVAEPSGWAVRAPELNGEANAYDIGHWVIVAPRGVVMTRPVNGDVQITGQALRASFAGFKQYPPRISIEGANLVFTPAPGAAPFPLLSTAGLQLHVRPGPDDQGAIFFEAKGAKARFTGLLGRIAADRTADLIWDSKISKISALHGASWADAVGDWSDAGGTLTVQQGRLTAGEALLDAKSGALTVDDDGRLRGALDVTVREVASPDQALKSPEAAAAAVAQALGRDPTLSATLKFDNGRTRLGLFDTGPAPRVY
- a CDS encoding gamma-glutamylcyclotransferase, which produces MSVAGSEDRWVFGYGSLMWRPGFPFIERRTAVLHGRRRAFCIYSVHHRGTYERPGLVLGLAPGGAVRGVAYRVAGAQWPEVYAYLREREQPTETYFEAWSELKIDGNGKVRSLVFLSDRKHGQWAGALTLEQQAELIAGAQGLSGRNIDYLRDLVMHLREDGVRDHAMETLLKMVEAREGA
- a CDS encoding aspartyl beta-hydroxylase, producing MPARLETTTSTADPLTTLRALVLRDVALQDALGDIKDFTVFAERAAEAAQARGLDLDAETVRDLLYASPRPPVIDGLTPTPGWLPAEVSEVGGRPAITWTRFGRRRLDEPFYDDSLVRRRFLPFSRLFGVRTALSDLAAWSAALAAQQPAGLIFHMSRCGSTLAAQMLAASPANVVVSEAAPLNAVTRRDDLDGDAKAALLRAMVAALGQARNGETRLFLKLDCWHSRDLPLFRRAFPHTPWVFLYREPVEVMVSQARRRGVQMVPSLVPPATFGVDLPDGVPDEDYCARVLAAVCEGAVRHYPVGGGRLVNYCQLPEALFTQILPHFGVTPSDAELQGMRAAAVRDAKAPEQAFTPDGLDKRQAATPALRLVCERRLDAVYRRLEAMRAAGD
- a CDS encoding aspartyl/asparaginyl beta-hydroxylase domain-containing protein, encoding MAFPDRLQLPLSFDPARLACDLDALAAAPWTAHYVQQNYEGDWSVIPLRCAAGETHPIRMIYSDPTATAFVDTPMLAACSYFQDVIAAFVCEVRAVRLMRLGPGSVIKAHTDLDLDIESGAARIHVPVVTNPDVDFQLNGSRIEMAAGQAWYLRLSDPHAVANRGAGDRVHLVLDLMADDWLRGFFEPSAGDMPLRRVP
- a CDS encoding lysophospholipid acyltransferase family protein — protein: MIYLRSFLFQLFFWLWSVVWAIGMIVTYPLPRRANTWSLSTWSKGLIWALRWLADIKVEVRGEPYRPTGPALVAAKHQSMFDVFSQFALLPDACFVMKKELLMVPLFGWHGLKARMIVVDRDGHSAALKKLVRDAVDRMRETRQVVIFPEGTRGEVGVPGDYKPGIAALYREMNLPVTPLALNCGVHWPRGWLRPPGTIVFEYLPPIPAGLKRGEFMRELQTRIDTATKALEDEGL
- a CDS encoding YdcF family protein, giving the protein MKSFAALLILVMIWFVGLLAFTSRVDQSTPAQEPPVADGVVVLTGASNVRLEQATKLLEAGKGKRLLISGVNREASRDDVLGVTKAVRPIYDCCVDLGYAAADTIGNASESAEWAKAKDYHSLIVVTADYHMPRSMLELHAAMPDVTLHPYPVVTESLNAHRWWKGGTSARRMIVEYCKYLAILGREAFLKLGPQDKADPKPAKEAS
- a CDS encoding cell division protein FtsX: MSAFSVARWKPGQLLPPRDARDGSLVFVVAVLCFLACLTALAALASTRAATGWTAQLTGSATVVVRPRASESPDSAAARAAETLSGVKGVTEARALSKDKAEALLEPWIGREALIADLPVPRLVTLDLDPKAPATAAVLNKALKDANVDAVVDDHSRWIADIERAARLAGWAAIGVFGLIATAAGAVIVFATRAALTARHDIVEVLHLSGAEDGFIANLFQNRFAGMAFFAGLLGGAGAAMIGAAARLVGGGQGLTPVLPLAWIDLLAPLPCPLVAALVAGIAARAASLRLLRGMP
- the ftsE gene encoding cell division ATP-binding protein FtsE, which gives rise to MSTRPSDTPLRTADVQDGDTVPVVRFEGVSMRYGRGPETLSDLRFTLHPGSFHFLTGPSGAGKSSLLKLIYLAHRASRGRVELFGRDISLTRPEDLPFVRRRIGVVFQDFRLLDHLPVFDNAALPLRIAGRKPASYRDDVAELLQWVGLGERMHALPATLSGGEKQRLAIARAVVDRPDVLLADEPTGNVDPAMSLRLLRLFVELNRLGTTVLIATHDEDLVARANRPTLHLENGRLVDVADTSPEPDYDRGYDDEDDAEDEA